A single region of the Jatrophihabitans sp. GAS493 genome encodes:
- the glgX gene encoding glycogen debranching protein GlgX, giving the protein MTHADVTLPQPEDRPAVQVWPGKAFPLGATYDGSGTNFALFSEVAERVQLCLFDADGNETCVDLPEIDGFVWHGFLPAIEPGQRYGYRVHGPYEPANGHRCNPAKLLLDPYAKAIDGSFEWDQSLFSYNFGDPQSRNDDDSAAHMPKSVVINPYFDWGTDRPPKHGYADSVIYEAHVKGLTQLHPDIPEEIRGTYAAIAHPAIIDHLTRLGVTAIELMPVHHFANDSTLVDKGLSNYWGYNTIGFFAPDHKYTSSRSAGGQVQEFKAMVRALHEAGIEVILDVVYNHTAEGNHLGPTLSMRGIDNAAYYRVVEDDKQYYMDYTGTGNSLNVRHPNSLQLIMDSLRYWITEMHVDGFRFDLAATLAREFYDVDRLSSFFELVQQDPTVSQVKLIAEPWDVGPGGYQVGNFPPQWTEWNGKYRDTVRDYWRGEDSTLGEFAERLTGSPDLYEHSTRRPVASINFVTAHDGFTLLDLVSYNEKHNEANGEGNNDGESNNRSWNCGIEGPTDDAEVLRLRGRQQRNFIATLLLSQGVPMICHGDELGRTQGGNNNGFCQDDEITWVNWEKVDEDLISFTSQVAALRAKHPVFRRHRFFDGKPIRRRGSEGIPDISWFTPDGVEMTDEHWDSGFGKSVGVYLNGLGISGRNSRGERIVDDSFVLCFNAHFDDIDFVLPPSEYGLSWEVVVDTDETHLDEQSPVAAGGTTTVGGRSVVVLKSVAD; this is encoded by the coding sequence ATGACCCACGCAGATGTGACTCTGCCGCAGCCTGAAGACCGCCCAGCCGTCCAGGTGTGGCCCGGGAAGGCGTTTCCCCTCGGTGCCACCTACGACGGCTCCGGCACCAATTTCGCACTCTTCAGCGAGGTCGCGGAGCGGGTACAACTCTGCCTCTTCGATGCCGACGGCAACGAGACCTGTGTCGACCTTCCGGAGATCGACGGTTTCGTCTGGCACGGGTTCCTGCCGGCGATTGAGCCTGGGCAGCGCTACGGCTATCGGGTTCATGGCCCGTACGAACCGGCGAACGGGCATCGTTGCAATCCGGCGAAGCTCCTGCTCGATCCGTATGCGAAGGCAATCGACGGCAGTTTCGAGTGGGATCAGTCCCTCTTCAGCTACAACTTCGGGGATCCGCAGAGCCGCAACGACGACGACTCGGCCGCGCACATGCCGAAGTCGGTCGTCATCAACCCGTACTTCGACTGGGGCACCGACCGGCCGCCGAAGCACGGCTACGCCGACTCGGTGATCTACGAGGCGCATGTCAAGGGACTGACCCAGCTGCACCCGGACATCCCGGAGGAGATCCGCGGAACTTATGCCGCTATCGCCCACCCGGCGATCATTGACCACCTGACCCGGCTCGGGGTCACCGCCATCGAGCTGATGCCGGTGCATCACTTCGCGAACGACTCGACGCTTGTCGACAAGGGCCTGTCGAACTACTGGGGGTACAACACGATCGGCTTCTTCGCGCCCGATCACAAGTACACCTCCAGCCGCAGCGCGGGCGGGCAGGTGCAGGAGTTCAAGGCGATGGTGCGCGCGCTGCACGAAGCGGGCATCGAAGTGATCCTGGATGTCGTGTACAACCACACGGCCGAGGGGAATCACCTCGGGCCGACTCTGTCGATGCGTGGTATCGACAATGCCGCCTATTACCGGGTGGTCGAGGACGACAAGCAGTACTACATGGACTACACGGGGACTGGCAACAGTCTCAATGTGCGACACCCGAACAGCCTGCAATTGATTATGGATTCCCTGCGTTACTGGATCACCGAGATGCACGTCGACGGCTTCCGCTTCGACCTCGCGGCCACCCTGGCCCGGGAGTTCTACGACGTGGATCGCCTCTCCAGCTTCTTCGAACTCGTCCAGCAGGACCCGACGGTGAGCCAGGTGAAACTCATCGCCGAACCGTGGGACGTCGGCCCCGGCGGCTATCAGGTCGGGAACTTCCCACCCCAGTGGACCGAGTGGAACGGGAAGTATCGCGACACGGTGCGCGACTACTGGCGCGGTGAGGATTCGACGCTGGGGGAGTTTGCCGAGCGACTGACCGGGTCGCCGGATCTCTACGAGCACTCGACCCGTCGGCCGGTGGCCAGCATCAACTTCGTCACCGCCCACGACGGCTTCACCCTGCTGGATCTTGTCTCCTACAACGAGAAGCACAACGAGGCCAACGGCGAAGGTAATAACGACGGCGAGAGCAACAACCGTTCGTGGAACTGTGGCATCGAAGGGCCGACGGATGACGCCGAGGTGCTGCGACTGCGCGGCCGCCAGCAGCGGAACTTCATCGCGACACTCCTGCTTTCACAGGGGGTTCCGATGATCTGCCACGGCGATGAGCTCGGCCGCACGCAGGGCGGCAACAACAACGGCTTCTGCCAGGACGACGAGATCACCTGGGTCAACTGGGAGAAGGTCGACGAGGACCTGATCAGCTTCACCAGCCAGGTGGCGGCGCTTCGAGCCAAGCACCCGGTCTTTCGGCGGCACCGATTCTTCGACGGCAAGCCGATTCGCCGTCGCGGGAGCGAGGGTATCCCGGACATATCCTGGTTCACCCCGGACGGTGTCGAGATGACCGATGAACACTGGGACTCCGGTTTCGGCAAGTCGGTCGGCGTGTACCTCAACGGCCTGGGCATCTCCGGACGGAACAGTCGTGGCGAGCGAATCGTCGACGATTCGTTCGTCCTCTGTTTCAATGCGCACTTCGACGACATCGACTTCGTGCTGCCGCCCTCGGAGTACGGACTGAGCTGGGAGGTGGTCGTCGACACGGACGAGACCCACCTCGACGAGCAGTCGCCGGTGGCCGCCGGTGGGACGACTACGGTCGGTGGCCGCTCGGTCGTCGTCTTGAAGAGCGTCGCTGACTGA
- a CDS encoding cysteine hydrolase family protein, translating into MSRGLLIIDIQRDYFPGGAYPLVAPEAAAGKAAELLALFRASGELVIHLQHVWDAPDAQFMIPGTDGVEIHPLVAPRTGETVLQKAEPNGFQGTELAGALAGVDDLVVAGMMSSMCVDATTRAALDRGLAVTVVHDACAAPDLEFAGETIPGRTVHGAFMAALGDAGAAVRSTAELLT; encoded by the coding sequence GTGAGCCGTGGCCTGTTGATCATCGACATCCAGCGCGACTATTTTCCGGGCGGTGCCTACCCACTGGTCGCCCCGGAGGCGGCCGCCGGGAAGGCGGCCGAGCTGCTGGCCCTCTTCCGGGCCAGCGGCGAGCTGGTGATCCACCTTCAACATGTCTGGGACGCCCCGGACGCCCAGTTCATGATTCCGGGCACCGACGGGGTCGAGATCCACCCGCTGGTCGCACCACGCACTGGCGAGACGGTACTGCAGAAGGCCGAGCCGAACGGATTTCAAGGCACTGAACTCGCCGGCGCACTGGCCGGGGTCGACGATCTGGTCGTCGCCGGAATGATGAGCAGCATGTGCGTCGACGCCACCACTCGGGCCGCCCTGGACCGAGGCCTGGCCGTCACCGTCGTGCACGATGCCTGTGCTGCTCCGGATCTGGAGTTCGCGGGCGAGACGATCCCCGGACGCACCGTTCATGGGGCGTTCATGGCCGCATTGGGCGACGCCGGCGCCGCCGTCCGTTCGACCGCTGAGCTACTTACTTGA
- a CDS encoding FtsK/SpoIIIE domain-containing protein: MTRFGKSYGGTRRDPAPMQVHMAKVKVPLTAVIAAWVARRVWAGVVACVKHPLTMLFLALLLWLWHLDLEHGPLPILTTVALVLVVGGVWRWRWPESFTRHVAWRVRGVWRSRRVYRYYWQPAMVLTGLSVTINGEEHLPTITSVRSSATVDVVTLRMLPGQCVTDWAGVAARLAQTFGVLEVRVRSVPTNPRKVQLWARTSDPLTVPVQPFPIAEHPDFTALPVALSEDGLPYRLRLLGTHLLVVGETGSGKGSVLWSLLAALAPAIRDRWCEVWAIDPKGGMELAPGAQLFARFSYGDPDDDEAYEYDFARILEAAVLVMRRRQAALRGHTRLHSPSVLEPLIVIVVDELASLTAYVNDRDAKKRISAALSLLLSQGRAVGVTVIGAVQDPRKDVVPFRDLFPTRIALRLAEADQVGLVLGAGARDRGARCDEIPESLPGVGFVVLDGVAEPVRVRFTHVTDEHIAGLVRDYTPGTITVTATSTRINGYDPALTDHPMLTDVSDVVPHALDGDAA; the protein is encoded by the coding sequence ATGACCCGGTTCGGGAAGTCCTACGGCGGCACCCGGCGTGACCCGGCCCCGATGCAGGTCCACATGGCCAAGGTCAAAGTGCCGCTGACGGCGGTGATCGCGGCCTGGGTCGCTCGTCGGGTCTGGGCCGGTGTGGTGGCGTGCGTGAAGCATCCCCTTACCATGCTGTTCCTGGCGTTGCTGCTGTGGCTGTGGCACCTCGACCTCGAACACGGCCCGCTGCCCATCCTCACTACGGTCGCGCTGGTCCTCGTGGTCGGTGGGGTGTGGCGGTGGCGGTGGCCGGAGTCCTTCACCCGCCACGTCGCCTGGCGGGTCCGTGGGGTCTGGCGGTCACGTCGGGTGTATCGGTACTACTGGCAGCCGGCGATGGTCCTCACCGGCCTGTCAGTCACGATCAACGGCGAAGAACACCTCCCCACGATCACCTCCGTCCGCTCCTCAGCGACGGTGGATGTGGTGACGTTGCGGATGCTGCCTGGTCAGTGCGTCACCGACTGGGCTGGTGTCGCCGCACGGTTGGCGCAGACGTTCGGGGTGCTGGAAGTGCGGGTCCGCTCCGTCCCGACGAATCCCCGCAAGGTCCAACTCTGGGCACGCACCTCTGACCCGCTGACAGTCCCGGTGCAGCCGTTCCCGATCGCCGAGCACCCCGACTTCACCGCACTCCCGGTTGCGTTGTCGGAGGACGGGTTGCCGTACCGGCTGCGGCTGCTCGGCACGCATCTGCTGGTGGTCGGTGAGACGGGGTCGGGGAAGGGCAGTGTGTTGTGGTCGCTCCTCGCCGCGCTCGCACCGGCGATTCGGGACCGGTGGTGTGAGGTCTGGGCGATCGACCCCAAGGGCGGGATGGAACTGGCCCCCGGCGCGCAGTTGTTCGCCCGGTTCTCCTACGGCGACCCCGACGATGACGAGGCGTATGAGTACGACTTCGCCCGCATCCTCGAAGCCGCTGTGCTGGTCATGCGCCGCCGCCAAGCCGCTCTGCGCGGTCACACCCGGCTGCACAGTCCTTCGGTTCTCGAGCCGCTGATCGTGATCGTCGTCGACGAACTCGCGTCGTTAACCGCGTATGTGAATGACCGGGACGCGAAGAAGCGGATCAGCGCCGCCCTGTCCCTGCTCCTCTCTCAGGGAAGAGCGGTCGGGGTCACGGTGATCGGCGCGGTGCAAGACCCGAGAAAGGACGTCGTCCCGTTCCGTGACCTGTTCCCCACCCGCATCGCGCTGCGCCTGGCGGAAGCCGATCAGGTCGGGCTGGTCCTCGGTGCAGGGGCGAGGGATCGGGGTGCCCGTTGCGATGAGATCCCTGAATCGCTGCCCGGGGTCGGGTTTGTCGTCCTCGATGGTGTTGCCGAACCGGTGCGGGTGCGCTTCACCCACGTGACCGACGAGCACATCGCCGGCCTGGTGCGGGACTACACGCCGGGGACGATCACCGTCACCGCGACCTCGACCCGGATAAACGGCTACGACCCCGCCCTCACCGACCATCCGATGCTCACGGATGTGTCGGACGTGGTGCCTCACGCGTTGGACGGTGACGCAGCATGA
- a CDS encoding DUF4209 domain-containing protein yields MDLQLEDIDPSWWALDAVEASADGYEPPELLSIALESLAKRDGVGEFQEVVLDTLAQATSAMLNPSDWLHPFNPAMQLADRRSIIPQDLSSEQVALLARIAPLLDRPDLLARVADIAWFYGDRSDVDLLDTAINAYRAAPLAADVWFSVGKDAWRRAMELAKRRGSPGTKVLGEMTAALKDRVLKGSASDRFLIPDLASLMRKAASVLPAERSEVADALLKLSGDTRAEPRLSRHLLREAAEWLGDKQAVWVVTERVARTYLAEADARVAADPIGGAMVEGLDLEKAIAVFVGLPRSYRQANGIDDLIGGLRKRLQGSREITLENMETIRGGSVDLTEMTAYARERVSGQSDRLIALAMFATLVPLVDAAQIRAGAEEALQGTIGQLFPSATFSYDGRKVASTQGRSESSNPAIEREVVRLVTAHALMKAHGAIAPARELLTALHRYDREFITALCVDSPTVPEGHGDLWGAGLAFGLSGDVGSAVAILVPQLEHSVRTLLKRRDVHTLFVDDQGVESEKSLNALLEMQEAEDVFGTGFVIELRSLLVVQGGFNLRNEIAHGLVDDAAAWSYQSLYVWWLCLRLALLPIAQYVNSPAYEQDRDAATENSIRPGSDRSSAGERD; encoded by the coding sequence ATGGATCTGCAACTGGAGGACATTGACCCGAGTTGGTGGGCACTGGACGCTGTCGAGGCGAGCGCCGACGGGTACGAACCCCCGGAGCTCCTGTCCATCGCACTTGAATCTCTCGCGAAACGGGACGGCGTAGGCGAGTTTCAGGAGGTCGTGCTCGACACGCTCGCGCAAGCAACCTCCGCCATGCTGAACCCGAGCGACTGGCTCCACCCTTTCAATCCTGCGATGCAACTCGCGGACAGGCGATCGATCATCCCTCAGGACTTGAGTTCTGAGCAGGTGGCGCTATTGGCGCGCATCGCTCCACTCCTCGACCGGCCAGATCTGCTGGCGCGTGTGGCCGACATTGCGTGGTTCTACGGGGACCGATCCGATGTTGATCTGCTCGACACCGCCATCAACGCCTATCGTGCCGCTCCACTGGCCGCCGACGTCTGGTTTAGTGTCGGCAAAGACGCATGGCGGCGCGCCATGGAACTCGCCAAACGACGCGGCAGCCCCGGCACGAAGGTTCTCGGCGAAATGACCGCGGCCCTCAAAGATCGTGTCCTGAAGGGTAGTGCTTCTGACCGATTCCTCATCCCGGACCTGGCGTCACTCATGCGAAAAGCCGCCAGCGTCTTGCCGGCGGAGCGAAGCGAGGTCGCCGACGCCCTCCTCAAGCTTTCGGGGGACACGCGGGCCGAACCACGCTTGTCACGGCACCTTCTACGTGAGGCCGCAGAATGGCTTGGAGACAAGCAGGCAGTGTGGGTGGTCACTGAACGGGTCGCACGTACATACCTGGCTGAGGCCGATGCCCGAGTCGCCGCAGACCCTATCGGCGGAGCCATGGTCGAAGGGCTCGATCTTGAGAAGGCCATCGCTGTCTTTGTCGGACTGCCGCGAAGCTACCGCCAGGCCAATGGTATCGACGACCTCATCGGCGGCTTACGGAAACGTCTTCAGGGCAGCCGCGAGATAACCCTCGAAAACATGGAGACGATCAGGGGGGGCTCAGTCGATCTGACCGAGATGACCGCGTACGCCCGAGAGAGGGTTTCCGGCCAAAGCGATCGACTGATAGCGCTAGCGATGTTCGCGACTCTAGTACCGCTCGTCGACGCGGCCCAGATCCGCGCGGGCGCAGAGGAGGCGCTACAAGGCACGATTGGGCAGCTTTTTCCGTCTGCGACATTCTCGTATGACGGGCGCAAGGTCGCCTCGACGCAAGGCAGGAGCGAATCAAGCAACCCTGCGATCGAGCGCGAAGTTGTCCGACTCGTCACGGCCCACGCGCTCATGAAGGCGCACGGGGCGATAGCGCCGGCCCGGGAGCTGCTGACCGCCTTGCATCGATACGACCGTGAGTTCATCACCGCCCTATGCGTGGACTCACCGACCGTGCCAGAAGGCCACGGTGATCTGTGGGGTGCTGGCCTCGCATTCGGCCTTAGTGGCGACGTCGGATCAGCAGTCGCGATCCTGGTCCCCCAACTGGAGCATTCCGTCCGGACCTTACTCAAGCGTCGGGACGTCCATACGCTCTTCGTCGATGACCAGGGCGTCGAGAGCGAGAAGAGCCTGAATGCACTCCTCGAGATGCAGGAAGCGGAGGACGTGTTTGGGACCGGTTTCGTCATAGAGCTTAGATCGTTGCTGGTCGTACAGGGCGGATTCAACCTACGCAACGAGATCGCACATGGGCTTGTTGACGACGCAGCGGCCTGGAGTTACCAGTCGTTGTACGTCTGGTGGCTGTGTCTCCGGCTAGCACTTTTGCCGATAGCCCAGTATGTCAACTCGCCCGCGTACGAGCAGGACCGCGACGCCGCCACGGAGAATTCGATCCGACCGGGCAGCGATCGAAGCAGTGCCGGCGAGCGCGACTAA
- a CDS encoding Dps family protein, with product MPPTTRKSNVKTLKFTVPGMAQADAKSVVAILQERLDALNDLALTLKHVHWNVVGPNFIGVHTMIDPQVEAVRLMADATAERIAALGGSPAGTPGGLVSRRTWDDYSIDRADAIAHLGALDVVYDGLVKAHRKAIADTEEPDPVTQDMLIGQSHQLEQFHWFVRAHLENSSGVLSTAGAVAEKPAARRARR from the coding sequence ATGCCACCCACAACTCGAAAGTCCAACGTCAAGACCCTCAAGTTCACCGTGCCGGGGATGGCTCAGGCGGACGCGAAGTCGGTGGTCGCGATCCTGCAGGAGCGCCTCGATGCCCTGAACGACCTGGCGTTGACGCTGAAGCACGTTCACTGGAACGTGGTCGGACCGAACTTCATCGGCGTGCACACGATGATCGATCCCCAGGTCGAGGCGGTGCGGCTGATGGCCGACGCCACCGCCGAGCGGATCGCTGCGTTGGGTGGTTCCCCGGCCGGCACTCCGGGTGGCTTGGTCTCCCGGCGCACCTGGGACGACTACAGCATCGACCGGGCCGACGCGATCGCCCACCTGGGCGCGCTGGATGTCGTCTATGACGGCTTGGTGAAGGCGCATCGTAAGGCGATTGCCGACACTGAGGAGCCGGACCCCGTTACCCAGGACATGCTTATCGGCCAGTCCCACCAGCTCGAGCAGTTCCACTGGTTTGTCCGAGCGCACCTGGAGAACTCCTCGGGCGTTCTCTCCACGGCCGGTGCCGTGGCCGAGAAGCCGGCGGCCCGTCGCGCCCGACGGTGA
- a CDS encoding STAS domain-containing protein encodes MDLTITSSTDETNRSVLHLVGALDLATRSSLLDQARQTISDASTTALVLNMAEIDFIDSTGIGAVVELAGNASDADVDFVLQSLSPRVTRILDLTGLIDAWPVEKLPVE; translated from the coding sequence ATGGACCTCACGATCACCAGCAGCACCGACGAGACGAATCGCAGCGTGCTGCACCTTGTCGGAGCACTCGACCTGGCCACACGGAGCTCGCTGCTCGATCAGGCACGGCAGACCATCAGCGACGCCTCCACCACGGCCTTGGTGCTGAACATGGCAGAGATCGATTTCATCGATTCGACCGGCATCGGCGCCGTCGTCGAGTTGGCCGGCAATGCCTCCGATGCGGATGTCGACTTCGTCCTGCAGTCGCTGTCCCCGCGCGTCACCCGGATTCTCGACCTCACGGGATTGATCGACGCGTGGCCTGTGGAGAAGCTGCCGGTCGAATAG
- a CDS encoding helix-turn-helix domain-containing protein: MVTDSVGKRIAAYRRRRGLSQAALAGLVGRSESWLSQVERGVRSVDKLSVLLDMARVLHVDVEALTGKPWQYAPNGSAVADGIGAVRQVFTRYDHLLGVQAAASRDIAGLRASIAALHGDYQAARYDRVIGQLPSLLGEVERHRVEHSQPGEERETSLVYISGYVLAAKLVTKLGVTDLAMLAADRAASAAYTTDSLTAVGTSAYQVACALLRADQPQDAEHLSVGMAERVEREARSDSPAVVSVAGALWLISAVIAARQTNRSDAWERLDRASRLAGLLGEDANHAWTGFGPTNVAIHRVSVAAELGDPGEALRAAADVDEGRLPPALLSRRAQVHLDLAWAQSQRKRDAEATLHLLEAERVAPEAIRHNVIAQELVREMLSRGTRSKTRALADLAGRAGLLS, from the coding sequence GTGGTTACTGATTCCGTCGGGAAGCGGATCGCGGCGTACCGTCGTCGTCGTGGCCTGAGTCAGGCTGCGCTGGCGGGGCTCGTAGGTCGATCGGAATCGTGGCTGTCTCAGGTCGAGCGAGGAGTTCGTTCGGTCGACAAGCTGTCCGTGCTTCTCGACATGGCTCGTGTTTTGCACGTCGATGTCGAGGCATTAACTGGCAAGCCATGGCAGTACGCGCCGAACGGGTCAGCTGTCGCTGACGGCATTGGCGCAGTTCGCCAAGTCTTCACTCGGTATGACCACCTTCTCGGAGTTCAGGCCGCCGCGTCCCGTGATATTGCTGGGCTGCGGGCGAGTATCGCAGCGCTGCACGGTGACTACCAGGCGGCGCGCTATGACCGAGTCATCGGCCAGCTGCCCTCGCTGCTCGGTGAGGTCGAGCGTCATCGAGTGGAGCATTCACAACCAGGCGAGGAGCGCGAGACCTCGCTGGTCTATATATCTGGGTATGTCCTGGCGGCGAAGCTTGTCACAAAGCTTGGCGTCACAGACCTTGCCATGCTGGCGGCCGATCGGGCGGCGAGCGCCGCGTACACCACCGATTCGCTGACGGCGGTGGGTACGTCGGCCTATCAAGTCGCGTGTGCGTTACTTCGAGCTGATCAGCCACAGGACGCGGAGCATTTGTCTGTTGGGATGGCGGAGAGGGTTGAGCGGGAAGCGCGCTCAGATTCGCCGGCGGTGGTGTCGGTTGCGGGCGCGTTGTGGCTGATATCGGCGGTGATTGCGGCCCGCCAGACGAACCGTTCCGATGCTTGGGAGCGGCTGGACCGCGCCAGTCGACTCGCTGGCTTGCTAGGCGAGGACGCCAACCACGCGTGGACCGGTTTCGGTCCGACGAACGTCGCAATTCACCGCGTCTCGGTGGCAGCTGAGTTAGGTGATCCGGGTGAAGCATTGCGGGCTGCGGCCGACGTCGATGAAGGCCGCCTACCTCCAGCACTGTTGAGCCGCCGGGCGCAGGTGCATCTCGACCTGGCGTGGGCGCAGAGCCAGCGCAAGCGCGACGCCGAAGCCACCCTGCATCTGCTGGAAGCGGAGCGGGTCGCACCGGAGGCGATTCGCCACAACGTCATCGCCCAGGAGCTGGTCCGGGAGATGCTGAGCCGTGGCACTCGGTCTAAGACTCGCGCGCTAGCCGATCTCGCCGGGCGGGCAGGCCTGCTCAGCTAG
- a CDS encoding flavoprotein codes for MVVTGAPLSARCADIVSALQTAEVSVDLVTTPAAGEWIDTEAVTAATGAQLRSQARASSSSPRVGLPDLMIVCPATFNTVNKAALGIADTSAHGFICECIACRVPTIVVPMINDRLWGHPALASHIAALKRAGVHFLSPLTGEPALAPVVSGTGSAVVAAFDPMWLVEAIPALTS; via the coding sequence GTGGTCGTAACAGGTGCGCCGTTGTCTGCCCGCTGTGCTGACATCGTCTCAGCGCTCCAAACGGCCGAGGTGTCCGTCGACCTGGTGACCACCCCCGCTGCTGGTGAGTGGATCGATACCGAGGCGGTGACAGCCGCGACCGGTGCACAGCTTCGTTCTCAGGCCCGAGCTTCGTCTTCGTCGCCTCGGGTGGGCTTGCCCGATCTGATGATCGTCTGTCCGGCCACGTTCAATACCGTGAACAAGGCTGCCCTGGGGATCGCGGACACGTCTGCGCATGGGTTCATCTGCGAATGCATTGCTTGCCGGGTGCCGACCATCGTCGTGCCGATGATCAATGACAGGCTTTGGGGGCATCCTGCCCTCGCGTCCCATATCGCTGCGTTGAAGCGGGCGGGCGTGCACTTTCTCAGTCCCCTCACCGGCGAGCCTGCCCTCGCGCCGGTTGTTTCCGGCACCGGTTCAGCCGTCGTCGCGGCGTTTGACCCCATGTGGCTGGTCGAAGCAATTCCCGCGCTGACCTCCTGA
- a CDS encoding mannosyltransferase family protein, with protein MGTSTLNKKAASKRPGKKVTAPVGSTPPDWLARFWGTAEAPSEFRAFAGPIVALVLGVKLFIYMIGVIANEVFSNTGFNSMSARFDIWNRWDAPHYLSIAQYGYQTSGDPANFVVFFPGYPWMVRIFAVPLGGNYLLAAFAVSTVASIAAALLLGYLVRGDSGDSELALRAVWFFLIFPTSYFLHLPYTESLFMACILGTFLAARMDKWLLAGIAGALATLTRINGLVLLPALAVEAYSQYRATGRIRLQWLWIALAGLGVAVYLYMNYHVYGRPFAFMTVQREHWYKTLQWPWTGIHSKIEAGHGAKPGDKQMLVDQELLYIVIGAVATIATWIWLRPSYAIWMTGNWLLFTSTSYILSTPRYTLTLFPIFILLAKVGRNRIVAMLVSVWSILFLGLFTSLFAIGQWAY; from the coding sequence GTGGGAACGAGCACTTTGAACAAGAAGGCAGCGAGCAAACGGCCCGGCAAGAAGGTGACGGCGCCGGTCGGATCCACCCCTCCCGATTGGCTGGCCAGGTTCTGGGGCACCGCTGAGGCGCCGTCTGAGTTCCGCGCGTTCGCCGGGCCGATCGTCGCCCTCGTCCTGGGTGTGAAGCTCTTCATCTACATGATCGGCGTCATCGCCAACGAGGTGTTCAGTAACACCGGCTTCAACTCAATGAGCGCGCGGTTCGACATCTGGAACCGATGGGACGCGCCCCACTACCTATCGATCGCCCAGTACGGATACCAGACCAGCGGCGATCCGGCCAACTTCGTGGTGTTCTTCCCCGGCTATCCGTGGATGGTCCGAATCTTTGCCGTCCCCCTCGGCGGCAACTACCTGCTCGCCGCCTTCGCGGTCTCTACGGTCGCGTCGATCGCCGCGGCGCTGCTACTCGGCTACCTGGTCCGAGGTGATAGCGGCGACAGCGAACTAGCGCTGCGCGCCGTCTGGTTCTTCCTTATTTTTCCGACGAGTTACTTTCTGCACCTGCCGTACACCGAGAGCCTCTTCATGGCCTGCATCCTCGGCACCTTCCTGGCCGCCCGTATGGACAAGTGGCTGCTGGCCGGCATCGCCGGCGCGCTCGCCACTCTGACCCGCATCAACGGTCTGGTGCTGCTGCCCGCACTCGCCGTCGAGGCCTACAGCCAGTACCGGGCGACCGGGCGTATCCGGTTGCAGTGGCTCTGGATCGCGCTGGCCGGCCTCGGAGTCGCGGTCTACCTCTACATGAATTATCACGTCTACGGGCGCCCGTTCGCGTTCATGACGGTACAGCGGGAGCACTGGTACAAGACCCTGCAGTGGCCATGGACCGGCATCCACTCCAAGATCGAGGCGGGCCACGGCGCCAAGCCGGGTGACAAGCAGATGCTCGTCGACCAAGAATTGCTCTACATCGTGATCGGAGCGGTGGCGACGATCGCCACCTGGATCTGGCTGCGCCCCTCGTACGCCATCTGGATGACCGGAAACTGGCTGCTCTTCACCAGCACCAGCTACATTCTCTCGACGCCGCGCTACACCCTCACCCTCTTCCCGATCTTCATTCTGCTGGCGAAGGTCGGCCGCAATCGTATCGTCGCGATGCTGGTGAGTGTCTGGTCGATCCTCTTTCTGGGGCTCTTCACATCGCTGTTCGCCATCGGGCAATGGGCCTACTAG
- a CDS encoding ATP-binding protein: MTQSPVVISLPQTRDAPAIARAFVAEHLGRLAPSLVADAELLVSELVTNALLHGRPTITLQIRLSTSGMTLAVSDEGDPIPASRVKSHSSVPNGRGLLIVDAVAADWGVIPADPPPGKTVWFELRSA; the protein is encoded by the coding sequence ATGACTCAATCCCCGGTGGTCATCTCACTGCCTCAGACCCGTGACGCCCCGGCGATCGCGCGCGCCTTCGTCGCCGAACACCTTGGGCGGTTGGCACCCTCGTTGGTGGCCGACGCCGAATTGCTGGTCTCCGAGTTGGTAACCAATGCGCTCCTGCACGGCCGTCCAACGATCACCCTGCAGATCCGCCTCTCAACCTCCGGCATGACGCTCGCAGTCAGCGACGAGGGCGATCCGATCCCAGCGAGCCGAGTCAAATCGCACTCCAGCGTGCCGAATGGGCGGGGGCTGCTCATCGTCGACGCAGTCGCCGCCGACTGGGGCGTCATCCCGGCGGACCCGCCACCCGGTAAGACCGTCTGGTTCGAACTCCGCAGCGCCTGA